The genomic segment GAGGTAAGTGTGCAGGTTTCCACGGTAGCAATCAAATTCAGGTCTCCCGAGGGCTGAGCGTATTATTAGATTGCCCAAAGAAAAGCCGATGAAGCTGCGGGGAGAGAAAAGTAACATTACTAtcaaaaaattcatatatattaataaataaagagatttttttttttgctaattactGTACCTGATCCTGGAAATAATGAGCTTCTTGCTTGCTATGCGATTGAATATATCATTTAGGAGAAGTCTGCCTATCATATCAATATCCATAGTGTCGTATTCCTGTAAAGAAAATACAAGAAGTGAAAAAGAACACAATCAATATAAAACACAGAGACCGACACTAATGAAAACATTATAGTTGCCCCAATTATTTAACGGTGTATAAAATAGCAATATTAAAGGGCCTGTCTGCCAACAATCAGCAACAATAATCTTCTATAAGACCTATCCATATCCTGTCTTGTTGctgaaacatttttcattcaatttaataatattattctatatattttgaGATATCAAACGCCATAGAAGGCGTTTCTGTTCAAAGGGATTTGCATTGATCGATCTATAATAGCGTCAGTTTGTGACAGATCAGTTGTTACAGTTATATATCAAAATGATCTTTATGGGCCCCACTGCAGCTGATCATTTCATATGAATCATCCGTAAACTAATAAAATTCTAATAATAAGAGGATAGATTTCTCGGGATAGTTTCATTTTATCACCATTGCCTATTAGTTTACATTGAGCTGAGATGGATAGAATGTTTgaacaatatattttgtatataggaGATGACCCCTCAGAACAAGATACACAGACATACGTACCTTGTATCGAAACATAAAGAAGTTGATTCTCCCATGTGTCACTCCAGACTCGATGTAAGTCCTTATAGGTAGAAGATCATATTGGCAACCTAGAGTAGAAATAAAGCTATTTATTTCAACAGGGCAGGGCAATGGTATATCATATGACAAAACACATGTAAAGTGTTCGTGTCAGAATCAAATCTTTAAAATTTTACTTACCACCCATGCCGTGCACACAGACTATTAGATGTGTTCCATCGTTACTACTGGAGTTGTCTTTTAaacctacaataaaataaaataagtaattataatcCAAGTAACGTCCTCTTTCCTTTATGATCTAATGGAAAAATCAACGTTTAACTTACCAGTAAAGTGGCTCTGGTTTTGCGTACGTATAACTTGCTCCCGAACGAGTTTCTGTTCGCTGGTTTCTTGGAATAATctacacaataaaaatacacaatggcaggtcaagaaaaactGTCCAttgaaacacaaaataacagcagcaATATTTACTTTCGCTCACTGGGGGGTGTTGTCGCTTTTCTACTCTATGAGATAATATTCTAAGAAAATGATATGATGTGTTTCTGTGTATAAATGATGCATCCCCATTAGACACAGTGAGTAACGTAGGCCCTGCCCTATAAGACTGTTGGGTCTTGATGAACATTTCTTAACTGTAGCTCAGTTTTAACCCATTACAGAAGAAAAGTTAATATCTTCATCTTTTTTACTTATAATGATAGAATTAGGCATAtttagagtaaaaaaacaaaacaaatgatgcCTAAtgtcaatattttcatttttgctggaagacccgtatatatatatatatatatatatatatatatatatatatatatatatatatatatatatatatatatacagtatttacagtatctgGTTTTATGAGATTGCATTAGAGAACATTAACTTTACATAAGAATAacgctctgtaaaaaaaaaaacaataggtaaaatactactgtaccagccccagtaatcaatagcaaccaatcagatgctccctTTCAAACAGACGAACAATCACATGCTGATTGGATACTCAAAGTTACTGGTCCTGGTGGAAAATGTACAACTTCTATTTCTATATAATAGTGTGCATAGTAAGTGCCCTGACTGCTGCCTCCCTCTctttgtagatagatagatagagagagagatagagagatggatggatggatggatagagagatagagagatagatggatagatagatgatagatagatagatagatagatagatagatgattgatagatgattgatagatagatagatatggcccttttttatattttactatttagttttttttatattacattttgtgcattatatttatatttggtagGGATCAGAACTTACCCTTTCCCCAAATGAGATGGCTTGTTATATCCAGGTACTGTTCTGATAGACATATTTTTCTTGCTCATATCTTCAGTACTAGCAACAGGGGAAGATTTAACGTCTTCTGAGCAATCTATAAAGTCTTCTGAACAATCTATAAAGTTTTCTGAACAATCCATATAGTCTTCTGAACAATCTATGAAGTCCTCTGAACAATCCATAAAGGCTTCTGAGCAATCTAGAAATTCTTCTGAGCAATctataaatacaacatttttaacgTTAGCAGGAAAATGCCTTCCCATACACAATCATATATAGAAAAGTGATATTATCTTTCAGCCGGTACATAATTGTACCTAATCTCAATGGTTCCATTGTACAGAGTGGGAGGAGTTGTGGATGAACAACTGtcacacactgaggcagcaacacCTGTGGATTCTTTCCATACGTACCTATTCTCTCAGGCTCTAAGTACAGGTCTTCAAAGATTACGGGGGCAGATTTTGATACCCAGTCCTTGCACTCGAAACAATCTTCTTTTGGAGCTTTTTTGACTTCTTTATAAATCTTTTTATGGCTTTGGGCGCTGCAATGAGAAATGAGAtcttatatttagaaataaattccATCCAGAGATCAGTAAACTAAAAACTTAGAGATGGAATAAAAAATCTAGAGTATCCAACAGCAACCAATCCTATGATTTTAAACACCTGATAATCAGACCAATAATATTTGCTGTTTGGTTTGCTAAGGATACTAGACTTGTAGTTAATGtgtaccatttattacattagcaTGATATTTTCATATACAAGCATCTCTTAGAGGTAAAACTCTAAAGGACCataaatattttccataaaagTGTGTAAATGTAATATTCCCCAATCAGATAACAACTTACTGTCTCTAAACATAAATATTTGAAGAAACACCATTGTACTCACATCTTCTCATCATATAAAATAGCTTCTTGTCGGGGATGGTCAGTAGAAAAGAATAATTTCTTGAACTTTTcttcctataaaacaataaaatagacaCAGTTCATAAGCACAACCTTCAGAGATAACGGCAGTgtaaaacaataaggggccgattcaccaagggtcgaatatcgagggttaattaaccctcgatattcaactgggaattaaaatccttcgacttcgaatatcgaagtcgaaggattttagcgcaaatagttcgatcgtaggaataatccttcgatcgaacgattaaatccttcgaatcaaacgattcaaaggattttaatccaacgatcgaaggattatccttcaaccaaaaaaacgtaggcaagcctatggggaccttccccataggctaacattgagttcggtaggttttagatggcgaactagggggtcgaagttttttctgaaagagacagtacttagactatcgaatggtcgaatagtcaaacgatttttagttcgaatccttcgattcgaaggtcgaagtagcccaaaaaacacttcgaaattcgaagtttttttccttcgaatccttcactcgaagttagtgaatcggcccctaaatgtagccCCACTGAAGAATGAGCACTAATctgtaagggtctggccacaccaacagattcggggagattagttgagtTGCATCACGAAGaaaattcgggcgacttcggaaaacaaagcgccgcatgtgccttgccccaggtgattttcattttagccggcggagggcagggggaaggcagttcgaggagattgacgccccaaagaagaggagatttgtcactggggcgactaatctccccgaatctgctcgtgtcgCCAGACCCTAAGAGACACAAGAGAAAAGCTGCATCTGCTCTAAATCCTATTGAATGTGCTTCTTACCTTTATTTGCTTCTTCTCTTGTTCACTCTCCAAGGAGGATTGAAGGAATTTTCCCCACAGATTGAGAAGTTGAGCTGATAGCACTAATAGGCTTCTATTTATTTCTTCTGCCAGGTCATTGGCGTCTTCTAATTCCTatagttaaaatataaaataatcattaaTTTGTGTAAACAAGGAGAATACAGTATGTAAAGCACTTTTTAATACCCCAATAGTATAAGGACAAGTTTGGGGTGACAGGTTAGTATcggacaggcccagactggcaatctgtgggttctggcaaatgccagaggggctgctataaggtgccatagaaagtcagtatttagtgggctggtgagggctttatgggcctctatgtacctgaaatgccagggcctattttaattctcagtccggacctggtatcAGATTACAGAATAAGCAACGAGCAAACTTACCGTCACTTTGTCAGATAACTCACTGAGCCGGGTTTTCAAATCCAGTTTTTCTGAGGAGGAAACAAAGACCATGTAAATGAGCAGTGAAACAACGGCATTATATTACAATTCACAATAATGTTTTGTATCTCTAAGAATACAAGCTTATTCCCTTTCCCTCGTGTGTTACTTTGCTGTTGTGATGTAAAATATGGAGTGGATCAGACTGGAATGGAATAAGAACCCCTAGGATATAGCAATGGTGTGACAGAAGAACACAACGGGGTTTATTTACTAGGATCCAAATTTATCTCGGTATTTCTAAAGTAAAAATCCAAGCAACTcggaattcccgaatggaccttatttatcatgcAAAAAAATAAGTTCGGGCAAATTGCAGACCTTTTCCCGAAAAGTACAAATTTTTCGTACTTttctgcaaaaaccacaaatcatcggatatcagtactgacagcagcgcagacactgtaaccttccccattgactaatacaggtaCCAGAGAGCTTTGTGATGCCTGGTTTTCGGATTTGGAGTTCTCATACCATCGGACtgtaataaatccccaaaaattaaaaaaaaatttttaaggaatttttcagatttcgggtattcattgcttaataaataaaacccaacATGTTGTGAGTTTTTGGGAGTTGTCCAGATGACCTATGTCAGTCTCCAGGGGGAATTTAGAAAGCAacgggtaaatgtaataaaacttgtgCACCAGGACTACTAAGccaaagtaaccaatgaaaaCATCTGTTACCCACCCCAGGAAATGTCTCAATAAAATGAATAAGAGGAGCCTTGTTAGATTTGTAGGCAATAATTGTAGATGCGCCGTTACTCGCGGTGCTTTCTAATGATGGTGAGTGACCTGAGATGAGTAACGACTATTTTACTATTTGCCACTGCCCTAATACTTAATGAAGATATCAAGGCCCgtgtgcagtaacgtaactagagggatgcgggacgtgcagccaggccccgccccctccgtacggccgaagAACTCAGTGGCGCACGAGCTGCCGGGGAGCCCTGAAGGGGTgcggccctggcccaattgcaccccctgctcccccggtagttacgccactgccagtgTGTAAACTAAGGGTCACTTTGGGACACCTAAATGTGCACTTTGTTTGTTCATGCCCATAATCTTTAAACTTCCAAGAGGAAAGAATGTGTTCATTGACTCATTAATATCTATTATCCATTTTGGATGTTGGGTGGTCAGACAAGGTCAATGTTTACATGAACTAAGTTGAACAAAACCTAAAGAGCAGGCCAAATACGCGGCACAAAGTAGAAGCAATCACATACCGAGCTCCAGCTTGCATGACGGAGGCAGCGTTTCTGATAGGGAGATGAAATAACTGTACAGTCCATCATAGGAAAGCAGCAAGCAGGATCGTAGTGTTGAAAGGAAACGGTAGGCATGCTGCAAGTATTTCTCTTTGATCACGACGCTTTTACCCTAAAATAGAGAAACAGAGGCTTTTGTGCTCATTTTTAATTCCACTCACATAACTGTTTTTACCCTCCGGAAGGTTCAAATACAATAATGCCGCTGTTGCCGAATGCCATATTTGGCCGCTCCTTCCCTTCCATTCAGATCCGCCGTGAGAACACCTGCCTAACTACGTGGGGACAAAGTGGGAGCTTGGcaccccactgtccacctatgccagcccgacgcgtttcgctaACTAATTTGTCTTCTTCAGGGGCATATATGGGATCTGAAtggaagggagggagcgggcTATATGGCATTAGGcaacagtagggttgccacattttctggaaaaaaataccagccttcctatatatttatcttttttccctattaataacattgagctcagccatcatttttaccggccaggccctAGGCAACACCGGCATTTATCCCACTGAGGGGTGTCTGTATACAAGCACGTGGCTCCACTTGTTCCACCATTTgcagattttaattatttgtcttctaatGGATATGTATCCGGCACTGCCAACGGTTGGTTGTTGCAGTGGGTGTGTGACTAGTGAGCGCTTTCTCTTTTTAatggtaaaaaattaaaagttacattttaaactAAAAGATACTTTCTTGTGGGTAACACACTGAACTGGTTTTGCTTTGAAGCCGTTAAGGGATACCGACGGTTATCCACACTGCTTCAGGTTTTGATATTATTGTTTCTATTTTGATACAAACTTGCAGTGTATAAGCACAGAATTACTAAGTGTAGTGCTCCTTTATCTTTCTAAAGATCAAATACAAATTCAGGTTTGTTACTTACGTCTGCTGCCAAtttctttttgaagtttttgccGTAAATGACACTTTCCAACGTCGGTTTTTTAGCCTTTGTACACCAGCTGGGAAGAATTCTTTGGAACACTGAGTTTTTCTTGGAAAAGCTATGAAAACAACTAAAAGAGATGTATGTATTAGCTTGCAATTGATATTATTTCTTAAtagaatagtaaaaaaatgtcatCTTCTTTATCTgacagtaaaaatctgtgtactTACCTCTTCAGTGGGGGTTGTAATACAACCAACAGGCCATGAACCATGATCGATAGCCTTGAAAGTGTTATAAACATTATATTTGTGTGGCCGTGAATCCCTCGATGCAGGTTAAAGTGCAGTCTCATGTCCTCCGTGCACATTGGTGCCAAATTCATACATATGCTTTAAAAACAGAAGATCGATGTGTTAAACACAAATCAAATTTCACTTACCATCAGTCTTGTTAGCTTTATTGTACCAGAATTATTATACGCTGATTTACGGAACAGTGTTGCCACTTAACCAAGTctattggggttgttcacctttaaattaactttatgggggttatttactaaactctgaatgcaaaaatcctgaaaattgcaaatttttcggaatttattaaaccccgaggatggaaaaggctgaatttgaaaatccagcatctcacacctgtcgaggttgcacataagtcaatggcagacgtcccaatgattttttgatgtgcgctgggtttcgtgcaataccccgaagtttttgggtgaaaattccgaaaaaatggtgaaaatctaatgaaaaatctgaaaaaatcttgaaaatctgattttttagatggagtcagtgacctccCATTTCAAAGATGGAAAGTATCAGCAGAAAAagccaagaaataaaaaaaaaaaacgattaaaactaaataataaagactaataggaaagttgcttataattagccattctataacatatgaaaagttaacttagaggtgaagcacccctttaaccgCTCAGGTAGAAAATCGGTTTCTATATTtaagtctaaggggcacatttacttagctcgagtgaaggaatagaataaaaaaaaaacttcaaatttcgaatggttttttttggctacttcgaccttcgactatgaattcgacttcgaatcgaatcgaagtactgtctctttaaaaaaaattcgaccccctacttcgccacctaaaacctaccgaggtgcaatgttagcctacggggaaggtccccatagagtCAGAGTTTTAATATATTCTTCAATTCTGATCATT from the Xenopus laevis strain J_2021 chromosome 9_10L, Xenopus_laevis_v10.1, whole genome shotgun sequence genome contains:
- the LOC121397878 gene encoding protein FAM135A-like; the protein is MDIDMIGRLLLNDIFNRIASKKLIISRISFIGFSLGNLIIRSALGRPEFDCYRGNLHTYLSFGGPHMGLLYHNMFLVKTGRDLLATLLYY